Proteins encoded within one genomic window of Halobacteroides halobius DSM 5150:
- a CDS encoding SigB/SigF/SigG family RNA polymerase sigma factor, with product MEGIPHSIIEKADTLSPAKIKNLLIKTKAGDGEAKDKLIRCNLRLVLKMAHRFKNSQYSLEDVFQVGTIGLIKAIERFDIEREVKFSTYAVPLILGEIKMFLRDDHPVKVSRSLKEKAQKIRKIKEKLTKELNREPTIQELSERVNLSREEIVNALEAVQNPTSIYNRVNKSQDNGLELIDQLGRLDEQYDISLNHLVLKQIIEELDQRSQRIIKLRYFADKSQTKVAKLIGVSQAHVSRLENKILNLIRNKLE from the coding sequence ATGGAAGGAATACCACATTCAATAATTGAAAAAGCTGATACTTTATCTCCAGCTAAAATAAAAAATCTATTAATTAAGACTAAAGCTGGAGATGGAGAAGCTAAGGATAAATTAATCAGGTGTAATCTACGGCTAGTTTTAAAGATGGCCCATCGATTTAAAAATAGTCAGTATTCTTTAGAGGATGTTTTTCAAGTAGGTACTATTGGGTTAATCAAGGCTATAGAAAGATTTGATATAGAACGTGAAGTTAAATTTTCAACTTATGCTGTACCATTAATTCTTGGTGAGATTAAAATGTTTTTACGGGATGATCATCCCGTTAAGGTAAGTAGAAGTCTAAAGGAAAAAGCTCAAAAGATAAGAAAGATAAAAGAGAAGTTAACTAAAGAACTTAATAGAGAACCGACTATTCAAGAGCTAAGTGAAAGGGTAAATTTATCTCGAGAAGAGATAGTTAATGCTTTAGAAGCAGTTCAAAATCCTACTTCAATTTATAATAGAGTTAATAAAAGCCAAGATAATGGTTTGGAATTAATTGATCAACTAGGAAGATTAGATGAGCAGTATGATATTTCTTTAAATCATTTAGTTTTAAAACAAATTATAGAAGAATTAGACCAAAGATCGCAAAGAATAATTAAGTTACGTTACTTTGCTGATAAGTCCCAAACTAAAGTAGCCAAATTGATTGGAGTGTCACAGGCTCATGTTTCAAGATTAGAAAATAAAATATTAAATTTAATTCGTAACAAATTAGAGTAG
- the spoVAE gene encoding stage V sporulation protein AE: MVYLMAFLVGGLICGLGQLFLDYTSYTPAHLLVIMVVIGSLLMGVGLAQPLIDLAGAGVTVPVMNFGFILTKGVLLEIKRKGFLGLFTGVLEVASAGVSAAIIIGFLMAAIFKPKE; the protein is encoded by the coding sequence ATGGTATATTTAATGGCCTTTTTAGTGGGAGGGCTAATCTGTGGGTTAGGACAATTATTTTTAGATTATACCTCCTATACCCCTGCTCATTTATTGGTAATAATGGTTGTAATTGGATCTCTGTTGATGGGGGTGGGTTTGGCCCAACCTTTAATTGATCTAGCTGGTGCAGGGGTTACAGTTCCAGTTATGAATTTTGGGTTCATATTAACTAAAGGAGTATTATTAGAAATAAAAAGAAAAGGTTTTTTGGGATTGTTTACTGGTGTTTTAGAAGTAGCAAGTGCAGGTGTTAGTGCAGCAATAATCATTGGATTTTTAATGGCAGCTATCTTTAAGCCTAAGGAATAA
- a CDS encoding STAS domain-containing protein — MELKLSFQKLDKALVITLDGEFDLHTAEKFKKRVGNKIAAGNTRIILDLGGVEFIDSSGLGAILSKYKKLDKMNGKLIVTNVTPQVKRIFEVSGILRIIDIYSSQKEALDNI; from the coding sequence ATGGAGTTGAAATTATCTTTTCAAAAGCTAGATAAGGCTTTAGTCATTACTTTAGATGGAGAATTTGATTTACATACAGCAGAAAAGTTTAAAAAAAGAGTAGGGAATAAAATAGCTGCTGGAAATACAAGAATAATATTAGACTTAGGAGGGGTTGAATTTATTGATAGTTCAGGTTTAGGAGCTATTTTAAGCAAGTATAAAAAACTAGATAAAATGAATGGGAAATTAATAGTAACTAATGTCACACCGCAAGTAAAACGAATTTTTGAGGTATCAGGAATTCTTCGTATAATAGATATTTATTCATCTCAAAAAGAAGCACTAGATAATATTTAA
- a CDS encoding acyl-CoA dehydratase activase yields the protein MKQGYLGIDVGSVSTNIAIIDEGQNLVDKLYLRTNGQPINAIQEGLSTIKDKINMEIKGVGTTGSARNLAGVIVGADVIKNEITAHAVAASNVVPGVQTILEIGGQDSKLTILRDGVVVDFAMNTVCAAGTGSFLDQQASRLNIPIEEFGALALEAESPVRIAGRCSVFAESDMIHKQQLGHRLEDIIAGLSKAMVRNYLNNVGQGKEILGPVVFQGGVAANKGIKAAFEEELGMEVTVPDCHDVMGAIGSALLAQEAVKDGQTEFKGFDTSDFDYHASSFECDGCPNHCEIINIHKNDEVIARWGSKCPKWEAV from the coding sequence ATGAAACAAGGTTATTTAGGAATCGATGTAGGGTCAGTAAGTACCAATATAGCAATTATAGATGAAGGGCAGAATTTAGTTGATAAATTATACTTAAGGACTAATGGACAACCTATTAATGCTATTCAAGAAGGACTTTCAACAATTAAAGATAAAATAAATATGGAGATCAAAGGTGTAGGAACTACAGGTAGTGCTAGAAATCTAGCTGGGGTGATTGTGGGAGCAGATGTAATAAAAAATGAGATTACAGCTCATGCAGTAGCAGCCTCTAATGTAGTACCAGGTGTGCAAACAATACTAGAAATTGGGGGCCAAGATTCTAAGTTAACTATTTTAAGAGATGGAGTTGTAGTAGATTTTGCAATGAATACAGTCTGTGCGGCAGGGACAGGTTCATTTTTAGACCAGCAGGCTAGTCGCTTAAATATTCCTATTGAAGAATTTGGCGCTTTAGCCCTTGAAGCTGAGAGTCCAGTTAGAATTGCGGGGCGGTGTTCTGTATTTGCAGAGTCTGATATGATTCACAAGCAACAGTTAGGTCATAGGTTAGAAGATATTATAGCTGGATTATCTAAAGCAATGGTTCGCAATTATTTAAATAATGTCGGTCAAGGAAAAGAAATATTAGGTCCTGTAGTCTTTCAAGGAGGAGTAGCTGCTAATAAAGGAATTAAAGCAGCTTTTGAAGAGGAATTGGGTATGGAAGTAACTGTACCTGATTGTCATGATGTTATGGGAGCTATTGGTTCTGCACTCTTGGCCCAAGAGGCTGTTAAAGATGGTCAAACAGAATTTAAAGGGTTTGATACGTCTGATTTTGACTATCATGCATCTAGTTTTGAATGTGATGGTTGTCCTAACCATTGTGAGATCATCAATATCCATAAAAATGATGAAGTAATAGCTCGTTGGGGATCTAAATGTCCTAAGTGGGAGGCAGTTTAA
- the spoVAD gene encoding stage V sporulation protein AD, which produces MQKQGNQTIKFDNPPQIISSASIVGNKENQGPLGEYFDEVISDGYNKQPTWEQAQIKMTKDVMDKTLYKASLSKSDLDYLLAGDLLDQAIASNFSARKFPVPFIGLYGACSTMIEAMALGAMMIDGGAANKVLTYTSSHYQATERQFRTPNEYGDKYPPYKQRTVTGAGATVLSDKQGGVQISEATFGKIVDLGVSDPQDMGSAMAPAASDTILQHLNDVGRSPSDYDLIVTGDLGKVGKSLVMELLSEKGCNVEQNFADCGVMLYNSSQKVGAGGSGCGSSAIVVSSYLLPQLMYRNLDRILVLGTGALLNSVTPLQGETIPCIAHAITLTATGHLVKGIGRKKAKDNLATKIETVKIENLSGNEG; this is translated from the coding sequence TTGCAAAAGCAAGGTAATCAAACAATAAAATTTGATAACCCTCCACAGATTATTTCTTCAGCTTCCATTGTAGGAAATAAGGAAAATCAAGGGCCATTAGGAGAGTACTTTGATGAGGTTATTTCTGATGGATATAATAAACAACCAACTTGGGAACAAGCTCAAATTAAGATGACTAAAGATGTTATGGATAAGACATTATACAAGGCAAGTCTGTCTAAAAGTGATCTTGATTATTTATTAGCTGGTGATTTATTAGACCAAGCTATAGCATCTAATTTTTCAGCACGAAAATTTCCAGTTCCTTTTATAGGTTTATATGGTGCATGTTCTACTATGATTGAAGCTATGGCACTAGGAGCAATGATGATTGATGGGGGAGCTGCTAATAAGGTATTAACTTATACGTCTAGTCATTATCAAGCTACTGAAAGACAATTTAGAACCCCTAATGAATATGGGGATAAATATCCGCCTTATAAACAGAGAACAGTAACTGGTGCTGGAGCAACTGTTTTAAGTGATAAACAGGGGGGAGTACAAATCTCTGAAGCTACTTTTGGAAAAATAGTTGATTTAGGAGTTAGTGATCCTCAAGATATGGGATCAGCTATGGCCCCAGCTGCTTCTGATACTATTTTACAACACTTAAATGATGTAGGAAGATCCCCAAGTGATTATGATCTAATAGTAACTGGTGATTTAGGGAAGGTTGGTAAATCATTGGTGATGGAATTACTATCTGAAAAGGGATGTAATGTAGAACAAAACTTTGCTGACTGTGGAGTAATGCTTTATAACTCTAGTCAAAAAGTAGGGGCTGGAGGAAGTGGTTGTGGTTCTTCAGCTATAGTAGTAAGTTCTTATTTATTACCTCAACTGATGTATAGAAATTTAGATAGGATATTAGTTTTAGGAACAGGAGCTTTGCTTAATTCAGTGACTCCTTTGCAAGGGGAAACGATTCCTTGTATTGCTCATGCTATAACTTTAACTGCTACAGGTCATTTAGTAAAGGGAATAGGAAGAAAAAAAGCAAAGGATAATTTAGCTACTAAAATAGAGACAGTTAAAATAGAGAATTTATCAGGAAATGAGGGATAG
- the spoIIAB gene encoding anti-sigma F factor: protein MENKAELVIDGVSDNIGLARVTVASFASQLDFTISELEELKVAISEAVSNSIIHGYGEEEGQVKIKMRVYGGQLEVIIIDQGSGIEDIDTALQPSYTTEGRMGLGLTFIDSFMDQFEIESEVDQGTQLRMIKIPTREQQQVN from the coding sequence ATGGAAAATAAAGCTGAATTGGTGATTGATGGGGTATCTGATAATATCGGATTAGCTAGAGTGACAGTAGCTTCTTTTGCTTCTCAATTAGATTTTACCATATCGGAACTAGAGGAGCTCAAAGTAGCTATTTCAGAAGCAGTTTCTAATTCTATCATTCATGGTTATGGTGAAGAGGAAGGCCAAGTAAAGATTAAAATGAGGGTGTATGGGGGCCAATTAGAAGTAATTATAATAGATCAAGGTAGTGGGATTGAAGATATAGACACGGCTTTACAACCTTCTTATACTACTGAAGGTAGAATGGGATTAGGATTAACATTTATAGATTCTTTTATGGATCAATTTGAGATTGAATCAGAAGTAGACCAAGGAACTCAGCTAAGAATGATTAAGATTCCTACTCGAGAACAACAGCAGGTTAATTAG
- a CDS encoding stage V sporulation protein AE — MNKKKVILVTDGDKTAKEVIEKVSDQLDLRVISKSGGNPTPYSGQQLLEMIAECPTDPVVVMFDDNGSRDCGSGEKALEVVGSSSEVKVLGVLAVASDTEDVVGIDPDFSITNQGEIVTGPVDKEGTAEAKNHKILEGDTVDVINGFDKSIVVGVIGIGDIGKMKGKDAQGSITYKALEEILKRSGR; from the coding sequence ATGAATAAAAAAAAGGTCATATTAGTAACTGATGGTGATAAGACAGCTAAAGAGGTTATTGAAAAGGTAAGTGACCAGTTAGATTTGAGGGTTATTTCTAAATCAGGTGGTAACCCAACTCCCTATTCTGGGCAACAATTATTAGAGATGATTGCTGAATGTCCAACTGATCCTGTAGTAGTTATGTTTGATGATAATGGCTCACGTGATTGTGGATCTGGAGAAAAGGCTTTAGAGGTAGTTGGTTCAAGTTCGGAAGTTAAGGTGCTAGGAGTATTGGCAGTAGCTTCTGATACAGAAGATGTAGTAGGGATTGACCCTGATTTTTCGATTACTAATCAAGGAGAAATTGTAACAGGACCAGTAGATAAAGAAGGTACTGCAGAAGCTAAAAATCATAAGATTTTAGAGGGAGATACAGTAGATGTAATTAATGGATTTGATAAATCAATAGTAGTGGGGGTAATAGGGATAGGGGATATAGGTAAAATGAAAGGGAAAGATGCTCAAGGATCTATTACTTATAAGGCATTGGAAGAGATTCTTAAGAGGAGTGGAAGGTAA
- the spoVAC gene encoding stage V sporulation protein AC produces MGQIDKTPDEYQRLISKNRPADSKIKNFFTAYITGGTICLIGQLIIELLQGVGFSISDASALNAIILIFVGGLLTGLGVYDEIAQFAGAGTIVPITGFSNAIVAPAMEHKQEGYILGLGPNIYSVAGPVLTYGMLSAIIIGIIKILLSY; encoded by the coding sequence ATGGGGCAAATAGATAAAACACCAGATGAGTATCAAAGATTAATAAGTAAAAATCGTCCTGCTGATTCTAAGATTAAGAATTTTTTTACAGCTTATATTACCGGAGGAACAATTTGTTTAATAGGACAGTTAATTATTGAATTGTTGCAAGGAGTAGGCTTTTCTATCTCAGATGCTAGTGCTTTAAACGCAATAATTTTGATTTTTGTTGGAGGTTTATTAACAGGTTTAGGTGTTTATGATGAAATAGCTCAGTTTGCTGGTGCTGGAACTATTGTACCAATCACTGGTTTTTCTAATGCAATTGTTGCTCCAGCAATGGAACATAAACAAGAGGGCTATATATTGGGGTTAGGTCCTAATATATATTCTGTAGCTGGTCCAGTATTAACCTATGGAATGTTATCAGCAATAATAATAGGAATAATAAAGATATTATTGAGTTATTAA
- a CDS encoding acyl-CoA dehydratase activase-related protein, whose product MKPRIGIPQALLYHRYYPAWRTFFKELDCKVVESNQSTKEIVDAGVRLATDEACLPVKLFLGHVEYLKEKSDYIFVPRVVSVDSKEYLCPKFMGLPDMVRYNVDNLPPILDTTVDLRSNKFNLIKVALKLGEELDTDYWQTIKATWKSWRALKEHYQQLKAKTNQADYQVALLGHEYIIHDSHVSMDLVEHLEEMGIGVITADMLSDTAIEEGLTYLSKDMFWTLSKKMLGAAHYFFNREEIDGIIQLTAFGCGPDSLVGEMIEREAKTRSNQPFMSLNLDEHTGEAGLITRLEAFIDMIQWEGV is encoded by the coding sequence ATGAAACCGAGGATAGGAATACCCCAAGCTTTATTGTACCATAGATACTATCCAGCTTGGAGGACATTTTTTAAAGAATTAGATTGTAAGGTAGTAGAATCTAATCAATCAACTAAAGAGATTGTTGATGCCGGAGTTAGATTAGCTACTGATGAAGCTTGCTTACCAGTTAAGTTGTTTTTAGGTCATGTTGAATATCTTAAAGAAAAATCTGATTATATATTCGTACCTAGAGTAGTAAGTGTTGATTCTAAAGAGTATTTATGTCCTAAGTTTATGGGATTACCAGATATGGTTAGATATAACGTAGATAATCTACCACCTATATTAGATACTACTGTTGATTTAAGAAGTAATAAATTTAATTTAATTAAAGTTGCTTTAAAGTTAGGAGAGGAATTAGATACTGATTACTGGCAAACTATAAAAGCTACCTGGAAGAGCTGGAGAGCACTAAAGGAGCATTACCAACAATTAAAGGCCAAAACTAATCAAGCTGACTATCAAGTTGCTTTATTAGGCCATGAATATATTATTCATGATTCTCATGTTAGTATGGATTTAGTAGAGCATTTAGAAGAGATGGGGATTGGAGTTATTACTGCTGATATGCTCTCTGATACAGCAATTGAGGAGGGATTAACATATCTATCTAAGGATATGTTTTGGACTCTTAGCAAAAAAATGCTAGGGGCTGCTCATTATTTCTTTAATAGAGAAGAGATTGATGGAATTATTCAATTGACTGCTTTTGGATGTGGCCCTGATTCATTAGTAGGAGAAATGATAGAGAGAGAAGCTAAAACAAGGAGTAACCAACCATTTATGTCGTTAAACTTAGATGAGCATACTGGGGAAGCTGGTTTGATTACCAGATTAGAAGCATTTATAGATATGATTCAGTGGGAGGGGGTATAA
- a CDS encoding stage V sporulation protein AA — protein MTNKIKKDLFLKVKREVIAKPKQQLLLRHLADVVADDDIQQQIEEIKVKKVNKDTGQSMIITALEIIQAIKRKFPEAKINHLGEADVVIDIKENIKNENSSSQPKLYIVLVGILLFLGSGMAIMNFHADVDMSKVHQQIYQLIMGEKKRNPLLLQIPYSIGVACGMFIFFNNFFNYKLDDDPNPLDVEMYLYEDKVNRFSLHQKAQKAKKEKED, from the coding sequence GTGACTAATAAAATAAAAAAAGATTTATTCTTAAAAGTTAAGAGAGAAGTGATAGCCAAACCAAAGCAACAATTATTATTAAGACATTTAGCTGATGTTGTAGCAGATGATGATATTCAACAACAAATAGAAGAAATTAAAGTAAAGAAAGTAAATAAAGATACTGGACAATCAATGATTATTACTGCTTTGGAAATTATTCAAGCAATTAAAAGAAAGTTTCCAGAGGCTAAAATAAATCATTTAGGGGAAGCAGACGTAGTTATAGATATTAAAGAAAATATTAAAAATGAAAATTCTTCTAGTCAACCGAAGTTATATATTGTGTTAGTAGGGATATTGTTATTTTTAGGTTCTGGGATGGCGATTATGAATTTTCATGCTGATGTTGATATGAGTAAGGTGCACCAACAGATATATCAATTGATTATGGGAGAAAAGAAAAGGAATCCATTACTATTACAGATCCCTTATTCAATTGGGGTAGCTTGTGGAATGTTTATTTTCTTTAATAACTTTTTTAATTATAAGCTAGATGATGATCCTAATCCTTTGGATGTAGAAATGTATTTATATGAAGATAAAGTTAATCGTTTTTCTTTACATCAAAAAGCCCAAAAAGCTAAAAAGGAGAAGGAGGATTAG
- a CDS encoding spore germination protein, producing MKQKTKISKDLAENLQVIKDQIDGPKTFDFVNRDFKIAGKNASIVFVDGFQKSKLMGRVLEYLMDLKREDLSVDIVKKLIEDRIPVLEVATADTIEGVMDQVLAGPQALFIDGVEQAIIIDARTWMSRGLSEPELEKSTRGPEDGFIETMLFNVKRIRRRIRDPKLRVEALRVGNRGKTDIAVTYIEDIAEPSLVKKVKQKLEDIEVDALPLADRTIQDFLTGTSFNPLPKVRYTNRPDIASAQLLEGKVCVIVDGSPTVLILPATFFDQTQAIEDYRHSFLAGSYLKMIKFVSVFLSLVIPPLWLIFAYSPEWLPPGLEFIGIKQPGKVPIGVQFLLASLGIDLIQVASVQVPSSLATSLGLIGALMLGQFSVKVGLFSPETILYMAIGAIGNFAIPGFELAMAFKVFRFALLLLAIYFRIPGLLIGLAILFLLMAFTKSFGVPYLWPLIPFNWNALKTYLFRQPILKLSDRRPKFSDDDETRK from the coding sequence ATGAAACAAAAGACCAAGATTAGTAAGGATTTAGCCGAAAATTTACAGGTTATTAAAGACCAGATTGACGGGCCAAAGACCTTTGATTTTGTCAATCGTGATTTTAAGATTGCAGGAAAGAATGCAAGTATAGTCTTTGTGGATGGATTTCAAAAGAGTAAATTAATGGGTCGCGTTTTAGAGTATTTAATGGATCTTAAACGTGAGGATCTAAGTGTTGATATAGTAAAAAAATTGATTGAAGATAGAATACCTGTTTTAGAGGTAGCAACAGCTGATACTATAGAAGGTGTAATGGATCAAGTATTAGCTGGCCCCCAAGCCTTATTTATTGATGGTGTAGAGCAAGCTATTATTATTGATGCTCGAACTTGGATGTCTCGTGGTCTTTCTGAGCCAGAGTTAGAAAAATCTACTCGTGGTCCAGAAGATGGGTTTATTGAAACAATGCTATTTAATGTGAAGCGGATTAGAAGAAGAATCAGAGACCCTAAGTTAAGAGTGGAGGCATTACGTGTCGGAAATAGAGGCAAGACAGATATTGCAGTCACCTATATTGAAGATATTGCTGAACCTAGTTTAGTAAAGAAGGTAAAGCAAAAATTAGAGGATATAGAGGTAGATGCATTACCTCTAGCAGATAGAACTATCCAGGATTTTTTAACAGGTACCTCTTTTAATCCTTTGCCTAAAGTTAGATATACTAATCGTCCTGATATAGCTAGTGCTCAACTTCTTGAAGGTAAGGTGTGTGTAATAGTTGATGGTTCTCCAACAGTGCTAATATTACCAGCTACTTTTTTTGATCAAACCCAAGCTATAGAAGACTACCGTCATTCTTTTCTTGCCGGAAGTTATTTAAAAATGATTAAGTTTGTAAGTGTCTTTCTTTCTTTAGTAATACCTCCTTTATGGTTGATCTTTGCTTATAGTCCTGAATGGTTACCTCCAGGTTTAGAGTTTATTGGAATTAAACAACCTGGCAAGGTGCCTATTGGGGTTCAATTTCTGTTAGCTAGTTTAGGTATAGATCTGATTCAGGTAGCTTCGGTGCAAGTGCCTAGTTCACTGGCAACTTCATTAGGTTTAATTGGAGCTTTAATGCTTGGTCAGTTTTCTGTTAAAGTAGGATTATTTAGTCCAGAAACAATTCTTTATATGGCAATTGGAGCTATTGGTAATTTTGCTATTCCTGGATTTGAGTTGGCTATGGCTTTTAAAGTATTTAGGTTTGCGTTACTTTTACTAGCTATTTACTTTAGAATTCCAGGTTTATTAATAGGATTAGCGATACTATTTTTATTGATGGCCTTTACTAAATCTTTTGGAGTACCTTATTTATGGCCACTAATTCCTTTCAATTGGAATGCTTTAAAGACTTATCTATTCCGTCAACCGATATTGAAATTAAGTGACAGAAGACCAAAGTTTAGTGATGATGATGAAACTAGGAAATAA
- a CDS encoding acyl-CoA dehydratase activase-related protein — MKVTFPHMGTMDIAVKTLFEELGLDVVPPPPITQRTLDLGVKHSPEFACLPLKINIGNFIEAIEAGADTIVMGGGVGPCRFGYYGEVQKKILNDLGYDFEMIVLEPIQVSWQQFYNSLKLLLGNISWWNLIGAWRKGWAKATGVDHLSQLINQIRPYLVNRKEGTRVYKEGLELIDQATSIAETNVLVEETENRINSLEKRKNFTPLKVGMVGEIYVVLEPFTNFELEEKLGEMGVVVDRAIYLTDWIRENLYLGFFKEKARHKKIEEAAKPYLNHFVGGHGLESVGETVLYAKEGYDGVVHLAPFTCMPEIIANSILPTISNDLDIPVLSLSVDEQTGEAGFITRMEAFVDLLARGQDKKEEVV, encoded by the coding sequence ATGAAGGTTACTTTTCCGCATATGGGAACTATGGATATTGCAGTTAAGACTTTATTTGAGGAGTTAGGATTAGATGTAGTTCCTCCTCCACCAATTACACAACGTACTTTAGACTTAGGAGTTAAACATTCTCCAGAATTTGCTTGCTTACCTCTAAAGATTAATATTGGTAATTTTATCGAAGCAATAGAAGCAGGGGCAGATACTATTGTAATGGGGGGTGGAGTTGGCCCGTGTAGGTTTGGTTATTATGGAGAAGTACAGAAGAAAATATTAAATGATTTAGGTTATGATTTTGAAATGATAGTATTAGAACCTATCCAGGTGAGTTGGCAACAATTTTATAATAGTTTAAAATTATTATTAGGTAATATATCATGGTGGAATTTGATTGGTGCTTGGCGAAAAGGATGGGCCAAGGCTACTGGAGTAGATCATTTAAGTCAATTAATTAATCAGATTAGACCTTATCTAGTTAATCGGAAGGAAGGAACAAGGGTCTATAAAGAAGGATTAGAGTTAATAGATCAAGCTACTTCAATAGCTGAGACTAATGTATTAGTAGAAGAAACAGAAAATAGAATTAATAGTTTAGAAAAGCGAAAAAATTTCACCCCCTTAAAGGTAGGTATGGTAGGAGAGATATATGTAGTTTTAGAGCCCTTTACTAATTTTGAGTTAGAAGAGAAATTAGGTGAGATGGGGGTTGTAGTAGATCGTGCTATCTATTTAACAGATTGGATTAGAGAAAACTTATATTTAGGATTCTTTAAAGAAAAAGCTAGACATAAGAAGATAGAAGAAGCAGCTAAGCCCTATCTTAACCATTTTGTAGGTGGACATGGTCTAGAATCAGTAGGAGAAACAGTTTTATATGCTAAAGAAGGTTATGATGGCGTAGTACATTTAGCTCCTTTTACTTGTATGCCTGAAATTATAGCAAATAGTATTTTACCAACTATAAGCAATGATTTAGATATTCCCGTATTATCTTTAAGTGTTGATGAGCAAACAGGAGAGGCAGGTTTTATTACTAGAATGGAGGCTTTTGTTGATCTATTGGCACGTGGTCAAGATAAAAAGGAGGAAGTAGTATGA
- a CDS encoding stage V sporulation protein AB has protein sequence MKGLLLILIGLGEGIVVGTALIAFLLVLDVIPRVIRFSDGCREQIIIYQWLIILGVFIAINLQLYDVRLPQFYFLNYILVIVCGLVFGIFIGLLAGALTEVLKVLPVLSRRLKMEEEMKILLVIIILGKTIGSLIYWLLPQIWI, from the coding sequence ATGAAGGGCTTACTTTTAATTCTAATTGGATTAGGAGAAGGAATTGTAGTTGGAACAGCTTTAATAGCTTTTTTATTGGTTTTAGATGTTATCCCGCGGGTAATTAGATTCAGTGATGGTTGTAGGGAGCAAATAATAATCTATCAATGGTTAATTATACTAGGAGTCTTTATAGCAATTAATCTTCAATTATATGATGTGCGCTTGCCACAATTTTATTTTTTAAATTATATATTGGTCATAGTTTGTGGTTTGGTTTTTGGAATATTTATTGGTTTATTAGCCGGAGCTTTAACTGAGGTCTTAAAAGTACTTCCTGTTTTAAGTAGAAGATTAAAAATGGAAGAAGAGATGAAGATTTTATTAGTGATTATTATTTTAGGAAAAACAATTGGTTCTTTAATTTATTGGCTACTACCACAAATATGGATTTAA